Below is a window of Kiritimatiellia bacterium DNA.
CTCGCCTTGTATGGCTTCGAAGAGATCAGGACTCCGATTCTCGAAAGGCTGGATTTGTTTGTCCGTTCCTTAGGCGATTCGACGGATGTGGTTCAGAAGGAGATGTATAGCTTCACAGACCGGGGTGGCCGGCGGCTTGCCCTTCGGCCGGAGGGGACGGCGGGCGCCATCCGTTACCTTGCCTCCAAGGGCCAGGATGCGGCCGACGCACGCATCTACTACATGGGACCCATGTTCCGCGCCGAACGCCCGCAGGCGGGGCGGCGGCGCCAGTTTCATCAGCTCGGCGTGGAGGCGCTCGGCCCGCCCAGCCCGGAGTTCGATGCCGAGATCATCGCCCTGCACACGGACCTGTTGCGAAGCTGGGGAATCTCCCGGTTTACCGTCCATGTCAACACCCGCGGCGCACCGGGCGAGCAGGCGACAGCCGGCCGACTGTTCCGGGAGCATCTGCTGCCCCGACAACAGGAATTGTGCGACGATTGTCGGCGCCGTTTCGATGTGAACGTCTTGCGAATTCTGGACTGCAAGAATCCCTTGTGCCGGGCGATTGTGGAGGCCGTGCCGCCGCCGACCGATTTCCTCAGCCCCGAGTCCAAAGAGTATCTAAAACGCGTCCTGCAGGTTTTGGAGGCCTTTTCGATTCCGGTCACCCATAATGCCCGGTTGGTGCGCGGTCTGGATTACTATGTGCACACCATTTGGGAAATCACGCATCCGGCCCTAGGCGCGCAGGATGCGATTGCCGGCGGCGGACGTTACACGCTCGAAGTGGCCGGCCGATCCCTAGAGGGTGTCGGTTTCGCCATCGGGATGGAGCGGGCCCTGATGGCGCTGGACGCGGAAAAACCGGCCGTCGAATCCGGCCGGGCGCCGTTGGTCTGGCTAGTCTCGCTGGGCGAGGCGGCTCGGCTCGAAAATCTGCGTCTGTTGCAGACGCTTAGGCGGCATCATGTAGCCAGCCGCATGTGTCTGGATGCTCGAAGCGTGAAGGCCCAATTCCGCGCCGCAGACCGCGCGGGCGCGTCCCTAGTGGTCATTCGCGGGGACGCCGAACTGGCGAAGGGCGTTTTCGCCCTCAAGAATCTCAGCACCGGCGAGCAGACCGAGGTCGATTTGAGCGAATTGATGCGGCAACTCATGCAGCTCCGGTCTTCCGCGCCGAAGCCAGAAGCGGTCCCCTAGGCGTTCCTTTGTTCCTCCGGGCACGGCCCGCCCCAATCGCCGGCCCGTCTCGATGATGGCAGCCTGACGAAACGGCTCGTTCCTAAACCGGCCGAGTTCGCGAGCGTGTTTCCAGGCTCCGACGCGCCCTGCGCGCGCGGCAGCTTCAAGATCGAGCAAATGAGCACGATAGTGCGATGCTCGGCGTCCGTCCGGACGGTTGACACGGACGCCGTATACTCGGGCAAGACCTTGGATCACCAGCAGCTCTCCCAGATCTCCGGCTGTCGTCTCGACGTACGCGTAGAAACGAGGCACTAGGCTTCGACCCTGGGCGCCCTGCCATCGCGTGATCACGGTGAACGACCCGGAGAGGAGATCCATGGCATAACGTGTGGCCTGGCGGCCATACTCCACGACCTCTTCCGTTGTAATACCGAAATGGAGGGCCTGATCCCGTACCCGCTCCGGGAACTCCAGATCCTGTTCCGGCGCGTCCACAAAATACAGTCGGAACAGGTATTCTTTCCCCTCGTGGCGCACCCGGAAACTGTCGGCATCGTTGTAGGGGTTCGGTACGAGGGAGCAACCCTCCAGGCGCGTCCACTCGCGCGCGGCCTCAACCGGTTCGATCCAGACCGCGCCCGACAGGGCGGTGAGCAAGACGGCCGAAAGCAGCCGGAATCGGGTCATCGGGACCGAACCATTTCTCCGATGTGAAATAATTTCTGCAGCATCAGTTGATTCTTCGACGGCACGGGCTACGATACGCCGCTGAAAGAAATATAAATATATGTTCGGAGGGGCGAAGCTCAAACCTTCATGAAGACAGATACGTTGACGCGGTGGACGAGTGCGGATTCCGCCGAACTCTACGGCGTGCGCAACTGGGGCAGCGGATATTTCGATGTTTCCGAATCGGGCGAACTGGTGGTTCGTCCACGCGGAAAGGGGAGTTCGGAAACGATCAGTATGATGCAGATCGTTGAGGGTCTCAAAGCCCGCGGCATCGGCCTTCCCGTTCTGCTTCGATTCGGAGATATCCTTGCCTCGCGAATCGCGACGATCAATCTGAGCTTCCAAAAGGCGATTCAGGAGGCCGGTTACAAGGCAATTTTCAAGGGCGTTTATCCCATCAAGGTCAATCAGCAGCAACAGGTCGTCGAGGATATTGTCGCCTATGGACGCCCCTACCACTATGGGCTGGAGGCCGGCAGCAAACCGGAGTTGATCACCGCGCTTGCCTACAGCCAGGACCGCGAGGCGCTAATCGTCTGCAACGGCTACAAGGATGAGGAGTTCATCGATCTAGCGCTGTATGCGCTGAAGATGGGGCTCCAGACGATTCTCGTCATCGAGATGCCGAGCGAGCTTCCGATGATCATCGAGCGGTCGCGCAAGCTAAATGTCCGCCCCCGCATCGGCGTCCGCGCAAAGCTCGCAACGCGCGGCGGCGGGCACTGGAACGAGTCTGGCGGAGACCGCAGCCAATTCGGCCTCAACGCCGCACAGATCATCGACCTAGTGGACCATCTCC
It encodes the following:
- the hisS gene encoding histidine--tRNA ligase gives rise to the protein MSNEELQPLQGMADIGPPEISRWQELEAEARRVLALYGFEEIRTPILERLDLFVRSLGDSTDVVQKEMYSFTDRGGRRLALRPEGTAGAIRYLASKGQDAADARIYYMGPMFRAERPQAGRRRQFHQLGVEALGPPSPEFDAEIIALHTDLLRSWGISRFTVHVNTRGAPGEQATAGRLFREHLLPRQQELCDDCRRRFDVNVLRILDCKNPLCRAIVEAVPPPTDFLSPESKEYLKRVLQVLEAFSIPVTHNARLVRGLDYYVHTIWEITHPALGAQDAIAGGGRYTLEVAGRSLEGVGFAIGMERALMALDAEKPAVESGRAPLVWLVSLGEAARLENLRLLQTLRRHHVASRMCLDARSVKAQFRAADRAGASLVVIRGDAELAKGVFALKNLSTGEQTEVDLSELMRQLMQLRSSAPKPEAVP